TTGCTACCTAGTACGACTCTCTGATCTATTATGaatttcttcatccaaactcccttctTTGCTACCTCTATCACAGCAATGTATTCCGCCTTTGTGgttgagtcaacagtagtatattgcttggaactcttccaatataTTGCTCGAAGTCCAgatccacttgatacctgctcgtgacacttaaagCATGTGTTATATCAGACCTGGTACATAACATTATATACATGATAGAACttatcgttgaggcatagggtatcatatccatatttACCCTTTCTTTAATAGTCTTTAGGGATATACTTCTATAAAgtaatatctcatgtctcatcagtatgagacatctcttgaaatttataatgtcaaaccttttgacaatgatgtctTTGTATCTGGACTAGAATAAGTCAATATCCTCTTAGACCTATCTCTATAGATATGAATCATCAAGATGTAGGATACTTTCcttaagtccttaatggagaagtgtctagataaccgagtatttactatggatagcattcctatattaTTCCTAATGataggatgttatccacatataatactaaaaaggtgatagcgctcccacttatctttcttgtatacataaggctcatttttgttcttaacgatgtcataagatcttatcgtctcatcaaatcttatgtaccAACTTTATGAAGTTTACTTCAGTCCATAGATGGATCTAAGCAATCTATACACTTTATCTGGActattcttggacacgaatccctcagattatatcatatacacctcctcctcaagattGTCATTAAAGAACACGATTTTCATGTCTATTTGCTAGATCTTATAATAATAGTGTGCTGTAAtgaccaatagaattcagatgtatTTTAGCATAGCTACAAGTGAAAAGTTTTTGTTATAGTCAACatattgcctttgatgataccctttaGCTACTAACTTTGCTTTATAGCTCTCCACCTTTATatttactctgatcttcttcttgaatatTCATTTATAACTAATTAGTATAATATATTCGGGTGTATCAACTatattccaaaccttattggagtacatgaaatcgatatcagaattcatggcttattgccacTTCCGGAGTCGATACTCGTAATAGTCTCCTAATAGGTTTGatgatcaatatcctctcctctagtatgtctcacatatctctcgggaggatgagatactctgtcggacctatgtaaagttgaaacttgtttgctaggtacctgaacaaactcgggttgtggagtggtgcttgggcTAGGTTATCAAACCTCGCTAAACTCTATCACTCTgattatctccgccaagaatgtgttccttctcaataaACACCACTCTCTtgactacaaagacattttgttcttttttttttaatgatgttttcaaCAATTGAGGGTTCTTTAAGAACTCTTTTTCCTTTATCGATAATAAGATCTCAATTCTTATAATGTTAACGAGGGTCAACTCATGCCTTGGGTGTGGCAGCATAGATTAATCTTGTTTTCTTCATCGAGGTGACCTCGGGATTAGAGCTAATAGTGGTCGCTCCTACTGTAACCTCTTGCACATCTCCTCACATTTACTTAAGAACATCACCTCCATAGATATGCGTTAATTAGCCTTCTCTAAGACCTTAGGTATGGTCATCGATGGCCTCTCCACTAATGATTAAAAAAGTTAAGAGCGCCTAAGTTTCATTATGAAGACTTGAATCATGAACGATGGAAGAGCTTTTTGTATGTCTTAAATTTTATTGGTGAATCTATAATATCtcctatttttgaaaattttgtaaatgcttgtttgtaaatatgaggattggctaataattattttatattaaataattttatattagaagtttatagATAGAGACATAAATGTGAATCttaaaaaattgatatgatttgtcaaagattcatattaagttaaaaaaaatatggaGGACATGTATCACTAGCTAATATAAGTATGGTGCCACTTGtgtttattctatggatgacacataagccctttcatgcatgcttgccaccttgcttGCCAAACCCAAGTAATTAGGTGACAGATTAAAGGAAAACTTAAGGATACTCACTGTAGTGTGGGTttgaaaaaagaagggaagaggaattgaagaagaagaagaagaagaagaagcaacagCAGCTTGGCTTAaggttttgtattaatttccccaCATTTGagaatcaaaattttctaagacaagtgttctaaccctatcccatAGAAATCCTAATatctattttcattttaattctatataatttaaaatatttcagcTTAACACCAgacatttctttcattttgatacaaaaccatgaatctataatttttcggtaatctaacctctatgcattgttttggacctaacttttagtactaaactctgatttagacaaagcctaatacatttgaaattagactcaaagACCTTTATTCTGATAtctagattgaatgatttggagtttaaatgtctAACTGtaatttttgaccttttgttgCTTAATTGCTTATAAATTTCTACTACAGATTTAtgtaaagtatgatttattggaaactagactctttCTATGCTtacatgatttgaaatttttggaatacaaatgTAAACTAAAAACATCTATTTTCTTTGACCTTGTGGATTCGGTAAAACAAAGCTAATGTTTTTAGACCTTTTACtgcgaaattatttgtaactccctattgtaaccTCCTATTCATGCAAAACTTAATttactaaaactagattgacacatctttcgaatgacacatattttgtataaattagagcagaattggttatctaaataattcataCAATGTGCCTCTCATATtataccagaatcgagctttggtcgattttgcctcttcttgtttcttcgctttggaaattgatttcaataaaaatcagttgagctttatattattatcttaaatttctatatactcttgttctttaattatttgtatacctgatTTTATtacgtaaagttcatgtttgtatcgcaatgtttcatataggcacatgcattccgttgttttgCATGTGTTTACaatatgtcccaattttattgttcactatccttttgtacttcgGTGTTTGCAGGTTAAATATGAACATTTGTCAGAAATAGTAAAAGGAGTTATGTTTAGAGCCGCGATGttctaccggccccctatgacttcactcatacatgggtggatggagctcccaaacgtggaagacttatgtttggtagtcatttagaaatggatgaatcatattatattataatccTATTTCAttttttgacatgatatccaaagctttggttatatgtattctatgcatgctttggataagaatgaaatgaatgcgacATCGTATAtgtcatttgagcttctatttcatatttgttctttgatatgcttcaaaatatttatacatctttgatatgctttgaaatattctttatgtcatggatatgctccttatgctaatgatatgctccaattagcctTACTCTATTGTtataaacaaaatatgcttcgaatgatacgatattataattttatattcgacgagtggctatctttgaactcttgtatcattgccttatattttgaaaccatatttgtTTGAAAATGTTCACTTTGTCATCGATAGGTTACTTACTTGCTGAGCCTTATATGCTCACTacgttgctatataatttttttatgatagcttgttgctcgctaaaatgtttaaattgggttaAGGCAGTGAAAAACTAGAAGATTTTTCGGCCAAATCTTTCGtagttgaaaggtggttgatctataaatacattttgtatgtaatgaaatattaatgacatatctagattgatgtatcttgtaaatgtttgaaaagtacctctcatatcgAGATTAttgagaatgttaagtttaaattgtgtaatgatataaacatgtggtgtatgttggttttgtgattgtatggaTTCCCACAACTATAGATTTATGATGTGATTATGGTTTAGTCGagctgattttttattttatgaatcattaagtgatatgatgtatTATTATAAACAtgggttttatgaattgtggattgtagaggtaaaTTTTGACTTAGAATATTTTTTTAGTGGCCTCAAAtttatgtttggatcctggattgtttgttgaattataagattatcaattttgagttaggttcatgaataaaaattaaatttaggCGCACGATAGAATCAAGCAACAAAGGGCAACATCAATGCTAATGGTCTCGGGTGTATATTCTAGAGAAATTTTAAGTTAGTTTACCACTCCGTGCTAAGCCCTCAATGTTGTCATGAATGCATATCACatcataatatttaaattatcgTAAAAAGACATCCAAATATAGAAATCAGTAGTATGTTCAATTGAGTCTGTATTGTTATCAAAAGCTTCCAAGGAGGCGAGCGTTAGTTAAGCGGATGGAACCAATGCGCGAATTTGGACCGAGATCAGATTTTAAGCCCGACTCGCACCCGTTAGTGCTCTTTCTATATAAAGCACAGTCCGGCGTCGCACCCGTTAGTCAAGAACCCTAACCGTCAGCCCTCCCGTCGTCCGGCATCTGTGTTTCTTTATGCCGCTGGTTAAGGGGCGCCGTCGTCCGGCATCTGTGTTTCTTTATGCCGCTGGTTAAGGGGCGCCGAGCGAGCGTAGATCGCCCTGGCCGGACGCCTCCTGAGACCAGCCAAATCTAGTTGTTGATCTCTGACCGAGCGGACTCCTACGTTCTCCCCTCGAGTTCGGCTCTTCGTCAAGATCCGGTACCAGATCCCTCCCAAAGATCGGTATGGTCGCCGGCGATATAgatcttttgtctttttttttctccttcccATAAGTATGTTTGAAACTTGCAATCTTTGGGACATTGATTGATCTTTTTCTACCTACCTCTCTTTGGAGATTCCACAGCACAAGATTTTGCAGCCCCTACACCTTAATTGCTTTGTTATTCTTGTGTGTTCTATTGATCGGTTAATTGTTTTGCTTTTACTTACTGGTGAAATTTATAATTTCGGTGAAGTTTTGAGGCGCCAAAAGGTTTCAAGAAGATGCCACGGACAAGTGCATTGGAGTGCCCTGGATGCCCACCTTTGAGAGCCTTGACGACTGACGTGCTCGGTCTTGTAAAAGGTGGTCGTTGTTGCTTAAACATTACTCTTTCTTGAATGGCCTACATTTCTTAATTACAACTCATGATGTGATATTGCAATGAGTTTTCAGTTGTTGAAGCTCATGGAAAGACTGGAATTCCAAAGGTGGTAGAAACATGGGGGCAGCCAGATGCTTCATCTTGTGTTCTTGCTGCTTCTTATTCTGATCGCAAAACTGATCCGGTTTGTTATCACATTCTTTGTTGGATATGAGTTATTATACATAAATGAATGCTATGACAATCTTAACTACTTAATGGGAGGTAAACAACCAAATCAAAGCTTATGTTAGTCTCCTTTTGGATCTTCATGGCTTCTTGGTAGTTTTGAAGTAAACCAGAAATCAATCTTATTAGTTTCTCTTGAATATTAATGAAAGCTTCACTAGTTTGAAGCTAATATTCATGTTATGTTCTTCTTTCTTAAATAAGCAGAAACCTATTTTGTGCCTTCACTTTCCAGCTTGAAAGTTTAATTTGGATGATTAATGGAGATATGGTGGTTTAACATTACAAAAGAAAAGTGTATGTTCAAAGATTTTAGAGTTTGATTACGGTGGACAAGCATTCCTAAGTATTATACGAACTTTAATGTGATTATTCACGATTAGTTTGAGATCTAGGATCAATTCCTATAAGGAAGTTTTGTAATTCATTGGAACCCTGTTGTGGATTTGCGAATTCTGTTGACTATAATGTCACATTCTATTTCACATTCTTGGATTGGCATGTAATCACTAAAGATGTGTTTCCACCTTTctttcatttgtttggaaattcTTATATGTTACTCTAGTATAATTATATCTTTTATCTCATAACAGTTCGACATGTAAAATATTCTTCTACCTTCTATAGATGACACTTGTAAATTGTTTGCTGTTCTTTGCAGCTTTTGGCTGTTGCTCGCAAGAATGGTTTGGTAAGTTATCATATATGAAACAAGAGAAAACCCTCTTTTTCTAGGTTGTTGAAACATGggaaattttatgaattccagGTTGAGTGTCTAAATCCTATTAATGGAGAGGCTTTGGGCATCACTAAGATCGATCAACCCTTATCACTGGATGGCTCTCTTAATGATGATCGTGTTGTTGGATTGCATCTCTTCAAAACTAAAGGAATTGATGTTCCATCAAGGTAACATAAATAAATGCCATAGTTCATAGCTCATAGCAGATGTAGCAGTTTTTTTGAACTTGTATCCGAACATTTTACCAATTTGCTGTACCTAAGATATATTCTGTAGAAACTTGTTCATGTGAAAGAGTATCACAGATGGTTGAATTAAAATTTTAGCACCTGCCCAATTGGCATTTAGAGGGTCAAACCTATGATACTATCATGTTTAAAAGACTGCTGCAGGCATATGTATCTGCAGGATATTGAATAAAAAAGTTCAGATAGATTATTCTTGCTTTCAGCACATACTCCTATCTTTGACATCCTGAGGTTCCAATGTATATAGATAGTGAAACTTAATACGAAGGTTTATCTAGTGATTCAAGAGCAAAGCTTTGTGGACAAAGAAAGTTATATTAGAACTAGAACAGAGGAGAACTAGCTGACGTATATTCACAATTATTTTGCATATGCATGCATCGGTATGCAAGAATGGAAATTCTGTACATCTATCGAGTAAAATTTAGTTCATGGTGGTACTGTTACTTATAAACTTTAGTTGTGATCTCGAATTGCATGCACATTCTTATATTCATTCAATCCTTATGTTTTTCAGGTCAGTTTCATTACTTACCTGTCTGGAAAAGGGTAATGCTTGCTTGAGGTCCATTCCCGTCAGTGATGCGCCAGAAAACTCAACTACTGCTTCTCATATTACATGGAATGTATGCTCTTCTGGTAAAATAATATGTTCTTCAGTGGATAAAAGTGAGAATTATGCCTTATTTGGAGGGTAAGTTTCCGTAAGCTGTTAAAGAAACGTATATGAGTTTGTTGCAATTATATTCATGGGTGACAGCCTCTTTAATAAAAATTTGAAAGGTTGTTATATTGCCTAATTTTGGCCTAGTActttaatttgtgttttcttttctctCAGGAAGGGCATTGAATTGAACATGTGGGATCTTGGAAAATGCAGTAAGATCTGGAGTGCAAAATCTGTGAGTCACTTCATTCTTGTTAGTGCAATTTAATGAGAGTTTCTGGTCTAtttgtattttgattatgaagattCTATCGGTTTGCTCTTTGTCTTTTGTAGCCTCCTTCTAATAGACTTGGTATATTCTCTCCAACTTGGTTTACTGCTGCAACTTTTCTGAGTGAAGATGACCATAGAAAAGTTGTGGCTGGCACGAACAATCATCAGGTATGGCACTATGAAATATGTTTACTAGTTGTAGCTTACAAGCTAGAAAATGCTAATAGTTGGGAGTATAACTTTTATTGTAAGTCTTTCGACAACTTTTGCAATTGTTGCCATGAGATCAAGGATACATTTGAAAGTCTTAAGTTTGATTTTATGATAACAGTGCCTGACCAAACTTTTTTACAAATACTGCTTGCACATTTGGAGTGTTAACCAACTTGTAGTTAATAAATAGTTTTCTTCTGCTTATTGATTAATGTTGAAATATTCTTGACCATATGGTCTATCCTGGTTAATGAATCTTTTGTATATGGTTAATAGTTCTTGACCCATTGCTTTAGAAGTTGAGAAAATGATGTAAACTAATTACTCAGTCCGCATGAGATTCTAATGACCAGTATGCTGTTATTCTCTTATTTGTTAAAAATTATATCTTGTGATAGGTTCGTCTTTATGATACTTCAGCACAGAGGAGACCTGTAATTTCAGTCGACTTTAGAGATTCTCCAATTAAAGCAGTTTGTGAAGATCTAGATGGCTATACAGTCTATGTAGGCAATGGTTCTGGGGATCTTGCTTCATTTGATATGAGAACAGGTAAAAGTCATAGTTCTACATGTACACCACGCGGCTATGCTTTAATTTATTTACCTGATtcattcatcctcttttgtttgttgttttttatgatcataatttcatgattttgaactttcatGTATGTGAACCGGTGAAAGTCATAGTTCTACAAGGTCACTGTGCAACTACATTGTTAATTATATTTAGCTTTTTTgtttatttctcttttgttttctttttttgtggatATAATTTCTTGATCAGATCCTTTCTCTGATTGCTGTTTAGTTATCATCTCATATCTAAGACTCTTTGATTCTTATAGACATTTATCATATGTCTAGCTACTTGTTCCTACTCCCATAATAAACTAAGTCCTATTACCATAATGGACAAAATTATCTCggtttcttattttatttcatcGATAAAACCTTTTTAGTTTTTGGGCTGTCCGATGAACCTCAACTTGTTATTCCTTTATGGTCAAATTGTTGGAGTTAAACTTTCAGTAGAACAGAAAATTCTTTCAACCAGTTTTATGTCAGACAATATATGTGGCTACATCATAAGCAATTTTAGAAGCAATCAGCTGATGTTGAAGGCCTTTATGAAATCGTAAAAAAAGTTTGACTCAACATGAATTAAGAATATAGAACCAGGAATAGTCAGTTCCAACAAGGAAACTAAAGGTTTGAATGTGACATGTGTTGCAGGTATGGTATGCATAAAGGAAATTATGCTAACTTCTATATTACATAGTTTTCTCAGTTGATTACATGATcttctaatttcttttcattgtcAATGAACTGGCTCAACTATTCTTAACTATGTGCGGTAAGTAGTCATCCTCCTGTTTTTTGTGCAGTAATGCTTTCTGTCATTTCTGAGAAGTTCATGCTTTATGTTTACATTTTTGGTGACCTGTGCTCTTGGATTAAGGATTTGGTCCAAAGAATGTGAATGAAGTGAGCTCATTATCAGAGACGGAACTAGCTTGACTCACCTGGAACTTATATTTTCTGTTATTAAATCAGTTCAAGTAATAATATTTCATCTAATTAACTGAGTAGATTTTTCCAATGTGAGCTTGAAGCTAGGACATGCTTATAGCTGAAAAATCTCATTTAACAATTCAAATTCCTAGTGTTGTTAAAGTATTGGGTAGTACCAttcattttagttttttgaattGTAGTATTTACCGTTATTCTGATGCTTTTGATTTTGAAATATCTGAGTTTTCTTGTAATGGTTTAACATTTGTATCACCTGTTAGACAATTAATAATTAGCTTCTATCAATGATGAATTGGCCCCTGGTGATTCAAGTGATTCAGGGTTACTAATATTTAGAACTAACTCCTGATGTTGACTAGATGGCAGTTGATTTCCTTCTTTTCAGGAAAATTGATGGGATGCTTTATTGGTAAGTGCTCTGGAAGCATCAGATCTATAGCGAGACATCCAGAATTTCCTGTGATAGCATCTTGTGGTAAGAAGTTGTATACTGTTAATTCAACATATTCAGTCAACTTTACTTCTACCATGGCACAAAATAGTGTTTTGTTTCctcgaaaaaaaggaaaaagaatagtGTTCGACATTGGAAGTTTTTAGTTTATAACTCAGATATACCAAATTTAATATATTTGCTGGTTTTCATTTAATGTAACTTTTCAAGCTTTCTATTGTTCTTTGATTTATTGAGTAACGATCCTCcatttcaagagaaatcattgggTGCATACTGTTTCATCTTGAAGGTCAATGTTTGACACACTTTTCATGGTTTGTTGGAAGTTATTTTACAATCAACTTTGTTAAAGATAAACATCCTTCTGTTTGTGTTTCTAATGAAAACCAGAGTGTTATGTCTAACATACGGCCCTCATCCTGCTCATCTTCGActcgggtttataaatttattaccATCCCTGACCCACACAAAAAATTAATGGTACTAGCTGTCTTACCACTGCATGAATTTCCTATGAGAATACATGTATTATTATTGGCATATGCTTCAGTTATATTTGCAAGATAGTAGGGGGTTCATTTTTTCCATTGGGGTGAGATGGGATGGTGCAGGCAGGCTTGTGGTTGGGTTAGGTGATATCTGTTCTTGTCTTGGACTTAAATCGGTTTTGGAAAATTGTACCCCAATTCAACCGTGATTATGTCTGTTTCCCTGTCAAATCTGTTCAAACCCGACCCAGTTGAATTGGATTGAGCCATGTCCCCTGACCCTGCCTCATCTTTGACTCGGGTTCATAAACTTAGTACCATCTCTGACCCAACAAAGATTGATGTAGCTGTTATCTCATAACTTATGAATACATTTTTTACTATTGATATATTCTTTAATTATATTAACAAGATAGTAGGGAAATTACTTATATGAAGTTGCTGGGGTTTTTTTTCTGGTGCGGTCGGATACGTGGAGAAGGATGGGGGAGGCTTGAGATGGGGATGAGGATAGGTAATATTGTTCTTGTCCTGATTAGTTTTGAACAATTATAACCCAGGGTTGGGTCCGACATCGACCTTGACCCAATCCCCAATCTGATTGGATTAACCATTGGGGCTGTACGCCACAGACCTAATGTGAAATTCTCATTTCTAGCTATGTCATGTTGACAGattttattgaagaaaatatatcaatggtaGCAGTAAGCATCATCAAGTTTTTTAGGTAGTTCCCACCTCAATAGACTCATCAGATGGACATCATTTGTAATATTTGAATGTGTTGTTTTGGAAATTCTCTTGTTGGTAATTTAAAAAGATGATATATTCTGAAAAGTGTACTGCCATACTTTGGGATACTTGTTTGTGGTGACTTGTACCTTGCAAATTCAAGTTTACTTTTTACTAAATGTTAACTATAATTTTGAACGTGGAAGACGTAAGAgaatctttttctcttattttgctgGTCCTAGAGCTTTGACTGAAATTTCTTGTCATGTTTGAAACTGTAATATATATTCTTGCTATGAGTTTTTTTTGGTAAAACTATAGTTaagcatgaaatatttttaatttcatatgtcatgTCTTCACAAGCAATATGCCAAACTATGCTTTTGTGGAAGCCTTAGTTCTTTACTCGCCACATTATACATTAGTGTTTTGGTCATAGGTTTATATGGTCACGCTTAATGATGATATTGGTTTATAGGATTGGACAGCTATTTGCGTGTGTGGGATGCAAAGACGAGACAACTTCTATCTGCGGTATGCTATAACTACTATCAGTTCATGAATGGATCTTGCTTCAACAAAATTTTCAGTATCCATTGGCTTACATATAATAGAACATTTTTAAAGAAGGGAATTTAAGTTTGGTAGTGCTTTGCAAGTTAGTTCTTCCTCTTGGTTTAGATTCATGTTTCATGTAAAGCCCATTAATTTATAGGTTATACTGGGGTAACTGGATGCATACTGTAGAGGAATGCATAGGTTCAAGAACTTGTGCTTGCAAACAGTtcaccttttctttttggtttgtatAAACCTATCATtgagtatatttctttttttaataggttttccTCAAGCAACATCTAACAAATGTGGTGATCGATTCACATTTCTCAGACGAAGGTATTACTTATTTAACAATTTGGATTTGACGCTCCAAATTCACATTTACATGCTCTATGGCTCTATACAACTTGATACTTCGGTAGATCCACATTGGAAATGAATGTGATATTAGTACATATAACTTGATtgacctatttcaaatttttgatAACGTCTCAAAATTCTTGTTAAACAGGTTCCGAAGGCAATACTTATGATCAACAAGCTAATCTACAAGTATGGGATGATACTGAAACTGTAGATAATGATGAATTGCCAATCTCTAGCGGTGAGAAAGCATCTAAAAGGAAGAGAGTTGGCAAAgtcaagaagaaaaggaagactaTCGACCAATACGATGATGAAACAAGTGGAGCCCATGTATTAAGTCAAGCTGAATCTGAAGTCAATAGTGTCTTGCCTCCTctcaaacaggaaaaatcatcagATGAGCACAGCAAGAGGCTCAAGCAGAAAAAGAGCAAGAAGTTTTTGCCATGAAGGAGGCATGGCCATCAAGAAAGTTGCGGTGAAGGATGGGTGAGTCGGTGATAATTCCATAATTTGTGACGACCAGGACTgagcccaccaccaccaccggggAAAAACCAAACTTACTCGAGATGTCCAACACTCTAATGAAAAGGAGGGAAACTAGATTTGAGTGTTGAATTTTTTAAAAGAGTGTTTTAGAATTTGAAGAGCTAATCAGATAAAGGCTTATGGATTCTTTGAGAATTTGTTTGTGCTATTGCATCGCACAAAGATGTTAGAATAGTGGTTTCGAAGGTAAAATTAATGTTAAAATAGTTATATGCAATTAGAATTTTGATAGTTATATGCAATTAGAATTTTGATAGTTATACTGGAAGACTACCAAGAAAATTGTAATAGTTATATGCAATTAGAATTTTGATTTGCATATGGGTTACAGAGGATTCCCCATGAGTCATTTGTAGGCAAAACTGATTGCTTGTGCACAAAATCTGATTCACAAAATACCGAATTATAACTTGCAGTCCACATGTCACCAATATTTACCCATAACGATAACAAAGATCTGACCCACCGGGTAGAGAAAATGATACCATCATAACAAAGTCGGAAAAGATACAACATACTTACAGCTGCTACACACCGGGTAGAGAAAATGATACCATCATCAAAACAACCAACAACAACAGTGAAATCGCATGTAAATTAGACTACATCACACAATTCAAGCTCGAATTAGAAACCCTTACATTTCAGTTGCTTAAGTTAGTCACCATCGCATCGCAAACAAATGTATGATGTTGGCCCTCTGACCAAGACGGCTGCATCTAACCTTTCTCTTCAGCTGCATATAATACCACCACCATGGTGGATATGGAACTCTAGTGTTCCATGAGAGCAGCATCAGTTTCAGATAATGGTGctgcagaagaaaagaaaaaggttgcCACAGTTAGCGGTGTAGTAATCAGGAACAAGAACTATGAGCAATGCACTCAGCCAACGGAGTGGACAGTGAAGACTAAAATCAACACCCACACTAGGCAGTTTGAAAAAATATACCAACACATGCCTGGAAATATTAACCATACCGAGCAAGTCCTCGTATGCATCATGAAAGAATGATGATTCCAGTAACAATGGAGGTGAGAAAACTTGATCCAGAGTGTCGTTAACTTCAGGATGCGTTCTTTGTATTTTTTCAGTGGATGGTTGGAACAGCCTGGCCAGGTTTTTGTTCTCCTTCAGTCCATTCAATTTATTTAACATATCTGGAATGAAGCTTTGCTGGCTATTGGCATTACAGGAAAGATCTGTCATGTTCATCGGGGCCTGAACTTCTGGTGGCGAGGAGAAAACCAGTTGTTGATTTCTCCAGTTAGGAACATAGTCGATTTCTTTCTGAGAAGCAGCATCTGTTGTTGATAGAGGTATAAAGAAGTGTTCAGAACCATCATCACTGCTTCTTTCCTGCAACAATTCTGAGTTGCTTGATGAGCTTGATAGTGCAGCTTCACGAACAGAACGACGAATGTTGTGAGCATAATAATCATCAGTCTCTGAAAAATTAAACCACATGGA
The window above is part of the Musa acuminata AAA Group cultivar baxijiao chromosome BXJ2-6, Cavendish_Baxijiao_AAA, whole genome shotgun sequence genome. Proteins encoded here:
- the LOC103988365 gene encoding uncharacterized protein LOC103988365; protein product: MPRTSALECPGCPPLRALTTDVLGLVKVVEAHGKTGIPKVVETWGQPDASSCVLAASYSDRKTDPLLAVARKNGLVECLNPINGEALGITKIDQPLSLDGSLNDDRVVGLHLFKTKGIDVPSRSVSLLTCLEKGNACLRSIPVSDAPENSTTASHITWNVCSSGKIICSSVDKSENYALFGGKGIELNMWDLGKCSKIWSAKSPPSNRLGIFSPTWFTAATFLSEDDHRKVVAGTNNHQVRLYDTSAQRRPVISVDFRDSPIKAVCEDLDGYTVYVGNGSGDLASFDMRTGKLMGCFIGKCSGSIRSIARHPEFPVIASCGLDSYLRVWDAKTRQLLSAVFLKQHLTNVVIDSHFSDEGSEGNTYDQQANLQVWDDTETVDNDELPISSGEKASKRKRVGKVKKKRKTIDQYDDETSGAHVLSQAESEVNSVLPPLKQEKSSDEHSKRLKQKKSKKFLP